The window TCAGCGCCTCGGCGAACTGCTGGTGGGCGAAGCGCCGAGCGCAGGCCTGTTCGACAAGGCCGCCGATCTCCTGCTCGAAGACGCGCGCGGCTATGGCGAGAACGACTTCAAGATCCCCCTGACACGCCGGACGCTCCGTGCCGTGCTCGAAGATGCGACGGGAATGACAACATGATGATCGCCCACGAAAAGCAGGACAAGCCCGACAACGCCAATCGGCTGGACGGGATGAAGCAGGGCGTGCTGGGCAAGCCCGTGTCGCGGCTCGACGGGCTCGCCAAGGTCACCGGCACCGCGCTTTATGCCGCCGAATATCCGGTGCAGGATTGCGCCGAGGGCGTGCTCATCACCGCCACGATTACGCGCGGCGTGGTCAACGCGATCGACAAGAAAGCCGCGCTGGCGATGCCCGGCGTGATCGCGGTGATCGACGATCCGCGTCTTACCACGCGCGCCGCGCAAGGCACCGCCGACGAAGCCCCGCAACAGAACCCGGCCCGCGTGGATTACTGGGGCCAGCCGATCGCGCTGGTCGTCGCCGAAACCTTTGAACAGGCGCGGCATGCGGCAAAGCATATCGTCGTCGACTACGGCGAGGAGATCAATCCGCCGCTCGACCCCGAAACCGCCAAGACCGAAGAACAGACCGAAGAAACGATCAGCCAGGGCGATCTGGACGCAGCGATGCGCGATGCCGCGCACAGCGTCGATGTGACGATCCGGACCAAGGGCCACGCGTCTGCCGCAATGGAACCGCACGCCGCGATCGCCAGCTGGGACGGCGATGATCTGACGGTGCACGCATCGCTCCAGATGCTCAATTACAACATCACCGAACTTGCGGACGCACTGGGCATCCGCGAACAGCACATCCGCTTGATCGCGCGCTATGTCGGCGGCGGGTTCGGATCGAAACTGGGGGTGAGCGAGGAAGTCGTCGCCGCCGCGATCGCAGCCGAGCAGATCGGCCGCCCGGTGCGGGTGGTGATGACCCGCCAGCAGGTCTTCGAAACGATCATGCGCCGCTCGGAAAGCAAGCAACGCCTGCGGCTCGCCGTCGATGCGGCCGGAAAGATGACCGGATTCGGCCACCATGCGCTGGTGAGCAACCTGCCGGGTGAGGATTTTGCCGAACCGATCCTCCAATCCTCGCACTTCCTCTATGCGGGCGAAAACCGCGAGCTGAAGCTCGAATTGGCGCGCGTCCACATGATGACCGCAGGCTCGGTGCGCGCGCCGGGCGAAGCCGTGGGGATGCCCGCGCTCGAGGTTGCGATGGACATGCTCGCCGAAAGATCCGGGATCGACCCGGTCAAGCTGCGCCTGATGAACATTCCGGACAAGGACCCCGAAAAGGGCATTCCCTTCTCCAGCCATACGCTCGCCGATTGTCTCAATCAGGGCGCCGAAGCGTTCGGCTGGAACAAGACGATCCGCACCCCCCGCCACACCCGCGAGGGCGAATGGTGGGTCGGCACCGGCATGGCGAGCGCGGCGCGCGTCCACAACGTGATGGAAGCCAAGGCGCGCGTGACGCTGAAAGCCGATGGGACGGCGGTGGTCGAAACCGACATGACCGATATCGGCACCGGCACCTATACCATCGCCGCGCAGGTCGTGGGCGAAATGCTGGGCCTTGCGCCCGACCGCGTGCTGGTCGACCTCGGCGACAGCCGCCATCCGCGCGGGCCAGGCTCGGGCGGAAGCTGGGGCGCGCCCTCGATCGGCTCGGCGCTCTATGTCGCTTGCAAGGCGATCCGCGAGGAACTGGCTGAGCGGCTCGGCGTCGACGAACCCGAACTGGCGCTGCGCGACGGCAAGGCGGCAAGCGGCACCAGCCTCGTCGAAGTGCTGGACGGCAAGGATATCGCCAAGATCGGCCATTACGAACCCGGTGCGATTGCCGAAGATTTCACCGCTTCGGGCTTCGGTGCGTTCTTTGCGCAGGTGCGCGTCAATCACTTCACCGGCGAAACGCGGGTCGATCGGATGCTCGGCGCGTTCGGGTTCGGCCGGGTGCTCAATGACAAGACTGCGCGCTCGCAATGCCTTGGCGGGATCACGTGGAGCATCGGCACCGCGCTGACCGAAGCGCTGGAGTTCGATGGCCGCGATGGCCACCTCGTCAACCGCGATCTTGCGGAATACCACGTCCCGGTAAACCGCGACGTTCCGGAACTCGATGTCATCATGGTCGAGGAACGCGACGGAGCGGCCAGTCCGATCCAGGCCAAGGGCATCGGCGAGCTTGGGATGTGCGGCGGCGCTGCCGCGATCGCCAACGCGATCTACAATGCCAGCGGCGCGCGGGTGCTCGAATTTCCGATGACGCCCGACCGCGTGATCGCGGCGATGCCCGACTGATTCCGGCGAGGGGGCGGCCTTGCGCCCCCTCTCACCCGGTCAGGGTGCGCCCGGCCCGATATAGCCGAGCTGGCTGGCGCGGAACACCGATTGCGCGCGGTTGACCGCGTTCAGCCGTTCGCACGCGCGGGTGATGTGGTAGCGCACACCGGCATGGCTGCAGCCCAGAATGATGCTGATCTCGTAATCGGTCTTGCCCTGCGCGATCCAGCTCAGGCACTCGACCTCGCGTGGGCTCAACTGGCACGCGGGCGGAAGATAGCGTGTGTCGCGACACAACCCGACATAGCCGCGCACGAACCGCCGGATCGCGGGCGCCAGCGTATCGGGCAGGGTATCGAAGACATCGTCGAGGCCCGCGGCAGGATCGGCTGCGCTGAGGACCGCTGCCCCGATCTGGCCGAACGGCAGGTGGACGGGCACCACGATCGCGGCAGCAAAGCCGGTGCGGGCGGCAAAATCGCCCTGCGATCCGCGCGCGGGCAGGGGATCTGCCCAGATCCCGCGTACGCCGCTGCCATCGATTAGGAACGGCTCGCTCTCCATCCGGCAAGCGCGCAGCACCGGGTTGTGGAGCGCACGCTCGCGGCATTGCCAGGGGGCAAGCGTGTCCTCGTCCCAGCCGAACACCGCGGAATTGAGCGCCGCGCCCGAGGCATCGACCATCGGTGCAAGGCTCGACAGATCATCCCACAGCATCAGCCGCAGACCCAGCCGCCGAACCTCGCGTGCAAGACCGAGCGCTGCGGGAAGGATCGCCGCACGGTCGCGGACCGTGACCAGATCGATCAGCGCCCGCGGATCGGGTGCGCGATCGAAACGATGCAGTTCGAGAACATTGGTGGCCAATTCGCATCTCCCGTGGCGCCATACGGCAGGTGGAGGGATCAGACCGGAGCGCAACCGCGCTTCCGCAGGACCGGAAGACTTGCGCAAGCGCGGCGACGAGTCCAATGCAATGTTGCAAATTTGCAAAGCGCAACTTTGCAAAGTGGGAGACTGCCTCATGTCGGTGCGCCAACGCCTGTTTGCCGGAACCCAGCTCAAGCAACTGCGCGAAAAGCATGAATTGCGGCAGGCCGAACTCGCCGCGCAACTCGGCATCAGCCCGTCCTACCTCAGCCAGCTCGAACATGACGACCGCCCGCTTACCGCCAAGCTGGTCGAACGCGTGGCGCGCCAGTTCCCGCTCGACTGGCAGGATTTCCGCAGCGACGATACCGAACAGCTTGCGCTGACGCTGCGCGAGGCGCTGGCCGATCCGCTCTTCGCCGCGCCCTTCGCGCCCGATGCGATCGCGCGGCTGGCCGAGCAGCAGCCCGGTTTTGCCAAGGCCTTCGTCGCGCTCCATGCAAGCTATCGGCGCACCACGCAGCGGCTCGAAATGGTCGACGAGGCGCTGACGCTCGATGCCGATGACGATGCGCGTCTGCCGTGGGAGGAGGTGCGCGACTGGTTTCATCTGTCGAACAACTATGTCGACCTGATCGACCGTTCGGCCGAAAGCCTCGCGCATTCGATCGCCGGGCCGGACGGGGTCGCCTCGACCGAGGCGCTGCGCCGCCATCTTGAGGATGCGCACGCGATCAATGTCGCGATTGCCCCCGGCGAGGCGCTCAGACGCTATGACCCGCGCGCCCGCGTGCTGCATGTCGCCGCGGCGCAGACCGGGCCGAGCATCCGGTTCCAGATCGCCTATCACGTCGCCGCCACCAGCCTCAGCGCGGCGATCCGCGAGATTGCCGAAAGCGCGCGGCTGAAAAGCGATGCCGCGCGCGAACTGCTCACCATCGGGCTGGCTAACTATGCCGCGGGCGCGCTGCTGATGCCTTACGGCGTATTCCGCCGCTCGGCGCGCGACTGCCGCCATGATGTCGACCGGCTGGCGCTGCTTTACCAGACCAGTTTCGAGCAGACCTGCCACCGCCTTTCGACCATGCAGCGCGAGGGCGAGCGGGGCCTGCCGATCTTCTTCTGCCGGGTCGACATGGCGGGCAACATCACCAAGCGCCATAGCGCCACCCGCTTCCAGTTCGCACGCTTCGGCGGGGCGTGTCCGCTGTGGGTGGTGCACGAGGCCGCCGCGATCCCCGACCGCATTCTGGTGCAGGTCGCCGAAACCCCCGATGGTCTGCGCTACATCTCGATTGCCAAGGGGCTGGTGAAATCGTCCGGAAGGTTCGACCGCACCCCGCGCCGGTTCGCGGTGGCGCTGGGATGCGAGGTGCAGCACGCCGCCGAATTCGTCTATGCCGACGGGATCGATCTGTTGTCCGAACGCGCGGCGACCCCGATCGGCGTGTCGTGCCGCATCTGCCCGCGGCTCGATTGCGACCAGCGCGCCTATCCGCCCAGCGACCAGCAGATCGCGGTCGACCTGTTTAGGCGCGGGGTGATCCCCTACGAAATGAAGACCTGACCCCGTTGTCACAGCATCGCCTGCAATGCGGGGCTGAGCCATTCCTCGCCGCTGCGCAGGACCATACGGGCGGCAAGCGCGTGCGCGGTGGCAAGCTGCTGCGCGCGCGGCAACGGCGCCGCGCCGAGCGCGGTCGCCCAAGCATCGGCCTGCATGCACGAGGGGTGCAGCACGCTGACCGCCGTGACCGAGCCGATCAACGGCTGGCCCGTCACCGGATCGAGCGTATGCGCGCCGCGCAGATAATCGCCCGAGGTCGCGACCGCGAGGCCGTGCAGCGCGGCCCGCAATCCGGGCAGGGACGCGGCGGGCGGAGCCTCCAGATCGACCCACCACGGATCGCCATCGGGGCGCAATCCGCGCCCCGCGCATTCGCCGCCGATCTCGACCAGCGCATGGCGCACGCCCCGCGCTGCGAGCAGATCGACCACTGCATCCACCGCAAAACCCTTGGCGATCCCCGACAGGTCGAGCCATACCCCGCCGGGCTGGTGCAGTGTCGCGCTGGCCGGATCGAAGGCGAGCCTGTGCCACCCGCATGCCGCACGCGCTTGCGTGAGCGCGGCGAGCGAAGGCGGTGCGGGAGCAGGGTTGGGGCCAAGCCCCCAAAGGTCGGTCAGCCGTCCCAGCGCGGGGTCGAATGCTCCGCCGCTCACCCGCGCCACCGCGAGCGCGCCGGCCATCACCTGTGCAAAATCGCGCGGCAGAGTGATCGTGCTGCCCGCCGGCGCGGTGTTGAAGTGCGACAGCAGCGAGGCATTGTCCCAATGGCTCATCTGCGCGCAGATTGCCGCCAGCCGCGCGGTAACCGCCTCTGTCAGCGCCGCCTCGCCCGCGGCGTGACCGCCGGATAGCGCCGCTTGCACCGACCACGTGGTTCCCATCGTCTCCCCGCCGAACACCGCCACCCGCGCTGCTGGATCGTGCCCGGCAAAGACTGCCGGGTCGATTGCGACAGGAACCGCGATTCGCGACGGCGCGGCGGCGGCGATCACGGTGCGAGGACTTCGAGCGTTGCGGTGTAGGTCATCCGCCGCTTGGCGGCCTTGGGGTTTTGCGGCTTGTCGTCGCTGGCCACCGCGTTGAGCCAGTAGAACCCCGCGCCCGGCCATTCGATCGTGATCCGCCCTTCGGCATCGGTGGTCAGGCTTTGCGCAGCGCTGTCGCTGCGATAGCGCCGCCCGCCGGGGATCACGTCGACCGCGAGGCCGGCGGCTGGCTGGCCGTCGATCAGGAACCGGAACCGCGCAGGCTCGCCGGCAACCAGATCGGTGGGGCGGGTTTCAGGGACGAATTCCAGCCCCTTGCCCGCCGGCGCGAATAGCGCATCGTCGGGTGCGCCCGCGGTGACGAAGAATTCGTTGCGGCCCGAGGTTTCGGTGAGGTCGAGATCGGTCGCGCCTGCGGGCAGTTCGTCGATACTGGCGATGCTGCGCGGAGCGGGTGCCGGGGCCGCGCCGGGGGCAGGCGGCGGGCCGCGGCGGCGGCCAATCGTCCACGCCTCGCCCTCGACCTTGAAGCTGCCCGAAATCCCGGCGGTCTCCATCCCGATCCGCCAGGTGCCGGGCTTGTCGATCCGCACATCGAAGGTCGAACGATAACGCAGCCGGCCGGCGTTTTCGACCGCGCCCATCGTCCCGTCGGGCGCCCAGACCTTGACGTTCTCGGCCGGCAACGCGGCGTGGTCCGCCTCAAACGGCGCGGTCGAAGCGCCGGCATCGACCGTCACCGATTGGCCCGTGTCGGACAGGACGGTGGTGGAGGGAAGCAGCCAGGCATTGTGCGCGGCGGCAGGCACGGCGCAGGTCAGCGCAGCGGTGCCCAGCAGGGCGAGAGTGCGGATCATCGAGGTTCTCCTGTTCGTATCGAAAGTTCAGCGGACGGCGATGGTCACGGCGCCAAGTTCGGTCTTGCCTGCAACGCGCGCGCCCTTCGCCGGGATCGTCAGCGGCACCGAGACCAGCTCGCGCCCGCCATCCTCGCGCGCGGCTTCGACGTGGAGCGTGTAGGCGCCGGCGTTCAGCCCCTTGGGCAGCGGGATGCGGTGCGCGCCGGGCGCACGCGTCGCGCCGCTCACGCCGTTGGCGGGCAAGTTGAGGCTGCGCCCGCCCTTGCGCCACCAGGTGCGCAGATCGGCGAGCCACTTGGTCCCCGGCTCGCTCCCGCGCTTGGCCACGTTATACCATACCGCCAGCGTGCGCGCCGGGCCGCCCGCGGCAGGCTCAAGCCACACCGCGACATAGGGCTTGTGATATTCGGCAACCTTCATCTGCGGGATCGTGATGGTCACGCTTTGCGCGGCAGCCACGGCCGGGGCGACCGCAACACCCGCGGCGAGGAGGAGGGGGAGTTTCATAAGGGGCAGGCTCCTTTGCAAAAGGCGTCAGAGGTGGAGGAAGAACAGGATCACCACGACCGGCACGGCGACCCCGATCCCGACCAGCGGCCAAGTCGATGGGCGGCGGCGTGCGTGGAGTTGCAGGAGCAGCAGCCCGGTGACGGTGAAGATGATTGCAGCAACCGCGAGCGCATCGATGAACCAGAACCACGCGGTGCCGGTGTTGCGGCCCTTGTGGAGATCGTTGAGGAAAGACACCGCGCCGCGATTGGTGATTTCGGCCTCGATCCGGCCGGTGGTGCGGTCGATGCTGGCCCAGGCGTCGCGCCCGGGGCCGGGCACGGTGAGATAGACCTCGTCCGCCGACCATTCGGCAGCGCGCCCGCCGGCGGCGATCCCCGTCACAGCTTCGAGATCGCGCGCGACCCGCGCAGGCAGCGGGGCAAGGCCGCTGTCCCGCGCCCCGGCCAGCGCGGTTTGTGCCGCGGGCGAGAGCCGGTCGTTGATCTGCCGCACTTGCGGTTCGCCGCCGATGCTGGCGGCATGGTTCAGCGTGATCCCGGTGACCGAAAAGACGAGGATCCCGGCCAGCGACACTGCCGCGCTTATCCAGTGCCAGGTGTGCAACTGCTTCGACCAGAACTGGCGCGAGCGGGTCTTGCCGGCAGCGCGCAGAGGTTTGGCGGTTCGCGCCGCAGGCAGCGCGGTGCTGCGGTTGTGCGAAAGGTTGCTTGCCACGTCGGTTCGGGTCCTTGCGATGTGAAATCAGGCTGTTCTCGGCACCCGCGCAATCGCCGGGCCGGATGGAAAAAAAGGGACGGAAACGGTGGCTTGGCGGCGCCGGACAGTATGTCCGGCGAGCCAGTGCACCGCGTCAGGGAATCATCGCCTAACACCGCAATTCCTTTTTGACAATGAGAGTGACTCGCAATAGCAGGACGGCATTGTTCATCCCCCTGACAGGAATTGCCATGTCCTCCACTCGCCTTGCCCCGCAGCTTCTCGCACTCGGCTGTGTCGGTGCTGCCGCCTTTGGCATGCCCGCAGCCGCGCTGGCGCAGGACACCGCGCCCCAGCCAGAACGGCGGCTGGGAACTATCACCGTGACCGGCACCGTGATCGAAGACAGCTACAGGCCTGACACCGTCGCCAACCCGCTCGTCACCCAGCCGCTGCGCGACACGCCGCGCACTGTCACCGTGCTCGACAAGAGCTTCCTCGACGATACGCAGGCGGTCAGCTTCAGCGATGCGCTGCGCAATGTGCCGGGCATCACGCTGGGCGTGGGCGAGGGGGGCGCAGGCTCGGGCGATTTCATCAATCTGCGCGGGTTCGATGCCAGCAACGACATTGCGATCGACGGCTTTGCCGACCGCCTGCAATACAGCCGTTCGGACGTGTTCAACCTTGAACAGATCGAGGTCTATAAAGGCGCGAACACCGCATTGTCGGGCGCGGGCGGGGCGGCAGGATTCATCAACCTTGTTACCAAGCGCGCTGCGGCCGAAACCTTCGCCAATGCCGATCTCAGCGTGGGCAACCGCGGCTGGCGGCGCGCGACCGCGGACGCCAATGTGCTGCTTGATGAGGCGCGCGGGATCGCGGCACGGATCAATCTCATGGCGCATGATCAGGATGTCGCGGGGCGCGATCATGTCGGCCGCTCGCGGTTCGGGATCGCACCGTCGCTGGCCTTCGGGATCGGGCAGGACACGACGCTGACCGCAAGCCTCCAATATCAGGAGGACGACAACCTGATCGACTACGGCGTGCCGCTGCTGGCCAGCGGCGCGGCGGCGAATTTCCCGCTGTCGAACTATTATGGCTGGCGCAATATCGACCGCGAGGAGCAGCAATTGCTGATCGCCACGGTCACGCTCGATCACCGGATCAGCGATGTCGTCAGCCTCAATGCAGGGTTACGCTGGGGCGAAGTGCAGCGCGAGGCGGTGTGGTCGACCCCGCGCCCCGCCAGTCAGGCAAGCCTGCAGGCCGCAGTCGATGCCATCGCGGCGGGCAACACCGCAGGCGCGCTTTACACCATCGGCGGGCCGCAGGGCTTTGGCCGGATCAGCCGCAACGAAGTCGCCGCCGCGCGTGCCGGGGTCGTGATTGACCACCCGGTGCGCGAAGGCGGGATCGGCAACAGCCTCGCGATCGGCGCGGAGATCAGCCGCGAAAGCCTGACCCGTGACACCATCACCACCACCGGGCTTGCCGGCACACAGCGCAACCTGTTCGCGCCCGAACCCGACTTTGCCGGGCCCTTCACGCAGAGCCGCACCTATGGCCTGTTCGACAACACCGCCGATCGCCTCGCGGTCTATGCCTTCGACACGCTCAAGATCGGCGAGGCACTGCAATTCAGCCTCGGCGGGCGGTTCGAACGGTTCGATGTCACGCTGGGCGGCACCAATTACGCGATGCTGACCACCCGCGACTTCCGCGAGGACCTGTTCAGCTGGCAGGCGGGCGCGGTTTACAAGCCGGCTGAAAACGCCAGCCTCTATGTCAGCTATTCGGATGCGCGCCAGCCGCAGACGCTGGGCGCGACCGGCACGGGCACCGTGACCACCGCCAATGCCGCGCTGCCTGCGCTGAAGAACGAGAATTACGAGATCGGCGGCAAGATCGACCTCTTCGGCGATCGCCTCGCGCTCGCCGCCGCGCTGTTCCGCAATAGCCGCGTCAACCAGCCGATCACGATCGACGGCGACATCGTGCTGGCCGGACGCCAGCGGGTGCAGGGCGCAGAGGTTTCCGCCACGGGCAACATCACCGATGCCTGGCAGGTCTTCGCGGCCTACACCTATCTCGATTCCGAGATCCAGCGCGCTGCCACCGGCGCGGAACTGACCGTGGGCGAGGAACTGGCCGGCGCGCCGCGGCACAGCGCGACGCTGTGGAGCACCTATGACACCGGGATCGGGCTTCGCGTCGGGGGCGGGTTCAACTATGTCGGCGAATTCAACACCCGCAATTCCTCGGTCGCGAACGCTGCCTGGCAGGGGGGCGATTACTGGCTGTTCAACGCGATGGCCGAATACCGCTTCACCGACAATCTCGCGCTGCAGATCAATGCCAACAACCTTGCCAACGAACGCTATTTCGAGCGGATCCGCGCGACCGATGGCTACGTCATTGCCGTGCCGGGGGAGGGGCGCACGGTGATGGGCACGCTTCGGGTGAGCTTCTGATCCGATGATCGCGCAAGCGCTCGCCTCCGACATCCCCGTCAGCGGGCGTGCGCGCTTCGGTGCAGGCCGGCGGCCGAGCTGGCGCGCGCTGGCGCTGGCGGCGGCGGCGCAGGCAGTGTTCGTGCCCTTGGCGCTGAGCTTGTCGGCGGAGATCGGCACAGCGCCCGAAGAACGGCTGGTGACGGTCGATCTGACCACCGCCGCGCCGCCGCCCGCCCCACCGCCGCCGCCGCCACCCGCGCCCACAGCGGAGCCGCCCGTCGATGCGCCGGCCGCGGTCAGCGCGCCGCCCGCGCCGCTCGCGCTGGCGGTGGCGGGGCCGGTGGTGCCGGTGCGGCTCGACCTTGCCGCGCCTGCGCCCGCGCCTGTTCCGATGCCGCCGGTGCCCGCGTCAGCCCCGGCCTTAGTCTCCGCTCCCGCGCCCGCCGCTGCGCCGCCGATGATTGCCGACAGCGGGCTCGAGACCAGCCTTGTCGCCGGCGATCCGCCGCGTTACCCCCACGAAAGCCGCCGCAAACGCGAACAAGGCACCGCGGTGCTGCTCGTGATCGTCGGCACCGACGGCCGGGTCGAGGCGATCTCGGTCGCGACCAGCAGCGGCTCGCGCCGGCTTGACGAGGCTGCGCTCAATGCCGTGCGCGGCTGGCGCTGGCAGCCCCGGCGACAGGCGGGCCAGGCGATCAAGGTGCGCGGGATCGTCGAAATTCCCTTTGTTCTCACCTCCGGCAGAAAGTCCCATCACCGTGCTGATTGCGATACCCCGAATTCTCGATGCCGACCGGCTGACGATGGTGCGCAGCGTGATCGACGCGGGCGAATGGACGGGCGGCACGGTGACATCGGGGGTGCAGGCGCGGCTGGTGAAGAACAACCTCCAGCTGCCTGAAGACAGTGAGGCCGCCGTGCGCGCCGGGCAGATCGTGCTCGCCGCATTGCAGGCCAATCCGCAGTTCATTTCCGCCGCGCTGCCGCACCGGCTCTATCCGCCGATGTTCAATCACTACGAAGGCGGGCAGGCGTTCGGCAACCATGTCGACAACGCGCTGCGCGTGCGCGCGGGCACCGACTGGCGGGTGCGCAGCGACCTGTCGATGACGATCTTTCTGGAAGACCCCGATAGCTACGATGGCGGCGAACTGGTGATCGAAACCGATTTCGGCGCGCAATCGGTGAAGCTCGCCGCAGGCGACGGGGTGCTTTATCCCGCCTCCTCGCTCCACCGGGTCGAGCCGGTCACACGCGGGCGGCGGCGGGCGAGTTTCTTCTGGGTGCAGTCGATGGTGCGCGATCCCACGGTGCGCGGTAATCTCTATCGGATGGATCAGGCGATCCAGTCGCTCGCCGCGAAGGTGGGGGTCGACGATCCGGGGATCGTTGCCTTGACGGGCACCTATCACAACCTGCTGCGCCACCACGCCGATGCGTGACGGCGCGGCAGATCACGGTGCGGGTGGTCAGCGCGCGGCGTTGGCCGCGGCATAACGCGCCGAGACCTTACCCCAGTCGACTACCTGCCACCACCCGTCGAGATAATCGGCGCGGCGGCTTTGGTATTTGAGATAATAGGCGTGTTCCCACACGTCGTTGCCGATGATCGGGGTGCCGCGCACCTCGGCGACATCCATCAGCGGGTTGTCCTGATTGGGGGTCGAGGTGATCGCCAGCTTGCCGTCGGCACCGACGATCAGCCACACCCAACCCGAGCCGAAGCGCGCGGTGCCCGCGGCCTTGAACGCGGCCTTGAAGGCATCCATCGAGCCGAATTGCGCATCGATCGCCGCCGCCAGCGCGGGCGAGATCGCACCGACGCGCGCGGCGGGCGCCATCGTCTCCCAGAAAAAGGTGTGGTTCCAGTGCCCGCCGGCATTGTTGCGCACCGCGGCCGGCAGCGTGCCCGCGCGCACCACCAGTTGCTCGATGGTCATCCCCGCCAGCGCCGGATCGGCGGCGACCGCCTTGTTAAGATTGTCGACATAGGCTTGGTGGTGCTTGGAATGGTGAACCGTCATCGTCGCGGTGTCGATCACCGGTTCGAGCGCATCATAACCATAGGGCAGCGGCGCGAGGGTGAAGGCGGCGGGCGCAGGCGTGGCGGCGGCGGGGGCAGGCGCAGGCGCGGTCTGCGCCACCACCGGCGCGCAGCCCGCGGCGCCCACCGCGGCAAGCGCAAGCGCGGAAGCAAGGGCGAAAGCGGCAGGACGGGTCATCGATCTCTCCAGATGGCAAAGGGCGGCCGCGCATGATCGCGCGCTGTTCGCCTCACAAACTTTCCTGCCACAAATATGTGTCTGCCGCGCCCCGGAAAATCCGGCAGGACGAACGCGGTGCAGGGCAGACCGATCAGCCGCGCGATGCATCGCCGCCGCGCCGGGGGCGCAGGCCCGCAACCGCGGCACGGATGCATCATTGGTCGGCGTTTCGTCGCACAAATATCGAAAAAACATCGCGCTCCTGATGGTTTCGCGCCAAGGGAGCCATCTGACCTTTGGACAGACTTGGAGGAATCCCCGTAATGCATCCCCGCACGCTTCTCGCCGGAACCGCGCTTGCCGCGCTTGCCGCGCCGCTTTCGGCCCAGACCGTCATTTCCACGGCGCGCACCACCCCGGTCGTCACCTCCACGGTCAACAATGGTCAGCCCGATTCGGTGCGGATCGAGACCGCGGGGTCGGTCACCGTCACCAGCGGCGCTGCGGTCACGGTCGACAGCAACCACGCGGTCACCAATGCGGGCAAGATCACGGTCACCAACGCCGACAATGCGACCGGCATTCTGGTGACGGGCGCGCGCACCGCCAACATCACCAATTCGGGCACGATCACGATCGATGAAACCTTCGCCCCGACCGACACCGATACCGACGGCGATCTTGACGGGCCGTTCGCGTCCGGCACGGGCCGCACCGCGATCCGCATCGACGGGCCGCTGACCGGCAACCTCGTCCAGACCGGAACGCTGGTGGTCGAAGGCAACAATTCGGCCGGCGTGCGCGCATCGGCACCGATCAACGGCGCGGTCACGCTCGAAGGCTCGACCACGGTGACGGGCAACAACACCGTCGGCGTCGCGCTGGCCGGCGCCACCGGCAATGTCCGGCTGGCCGGCACGATCTCGGTGCGCGGTCAGGATGCACAAGGGGCGGTGCTGACCGGCGATTACGCCGGCACCCTGAAAGTCCAGAGCACGATCACCGCAACCGGTTATCGTTCGACCACGCTCCCCGCTGACGTGACCAAGCTTGACGCGGACGACCTGCTGCAAGGCGGCAGCGCGCTGGTGATCGAAGGCAATCTGGCGCGCGGGATCGTGTTCGAGATCGCCCCGACCGACACCGACACCGCCAACCTCGACGAAGACAATGACGGGATCGAGGATGCCAAGGAAGGCACCACCCGGATCATCGCCTATGGCGCGGCACCTGCAGTTCAGATCGGCGGCGCAGCCGACATGACGATCGGCGCGACGCAGGGCACCAACAGCGGGTTCGGCATCGTGATGGCGGGCACGATCCTTGG is drawn from Erythrobacter neustonensis and contains these coding sequences:
- a CDS encoding DUF2271 domain-containing protein; this encodes MKLPLLLAAGVAVAPAVAAAQSVTITIPQMKVAEYHKPYVAVWLEPAAGGPARTLAVWYNVAKRGSEPGTKWLADLRTWWRKGGRSLNLPANGVSGATRAPGAHRIPLPKGLNAGAYTLHVEAAREDGGRELVSVPLTIPAKGARVAGKTELGAVTIAVR
- a CDS encoding Fe2+-dependent dioxygenase, translated to MVRSVIDAGEWTGGTVTSGVQARLVKNNLQLPEDSEAAVRAGQIVLAALQANPQFISAALPHRLYPPMFNHYEGGQAFGNHVDNALRVRAGTDWRVRSDLSMTIFLEDPDSYDGGELVIETDFGAQSVKLAAGDGVLYPASSLHRVEPVTRGRRRASFFWVQSMVRDPTVRGNLYRMDQAIQSLAAKVGVDDPGIVALTGTYHNLLRHHADA
- a CDS encoding PepSY-associated TM helix domain-containing protein, encoding MASNLSHNRSTALPAARTAKPLRAAGKTRSRQFWSKQLHTWHWISAAVSLAGILVFSVTGITLNHAASIGGEPQVRQINDRLSPAAQTALAGARDSGLAPLPARVARDLEAVTGIAAGGRAAEWSADEVYLTVPGPGRDAWASIDRTTGRIEAEITNRGAVSFLNDLHKGRNTGTAWFWFIDALAVAAIIFTVTGLLLLQLHARRRPSTWPLVGIGVAVPVVVILFFLHL
- a CDS encoding TonB-dependent receptor — protein: MSSTRLAPQLLALGCVGAAAFGMPAAALAQDTAPQPERRLGTITVTGTVIEDSYRPDTVANPLVTQPLRDTPRTVTVLDKSFLDDTQAVSFSDALRNVPGITLGVGEGGAGSGDFINLRGFDASNDIAIDGFADRLQYSRSDVFNLEQIEVYKGANTALSGAGGAAGFINLVTKRAAAETFANADLSVGNRGWRRATADANVLLDEARGIAARINLMAHDQDVAGRDHVGRSRFGIAPSLAFGIGQDTTLTASLQYQEDDNLIDYGVPLLASGAAANFPLSNYYGWRNIDREEQQLLIATVTLDHRISDVVSLNAGLRWGEVQREAVWSTPRPASQASLQAAVDAIAAGNTAGALYTIGGPQGFGRISRNEVAAARAGVVIDHPVREGGIGNSLAIGAEISRESLTRDTITTTGLAGTQRNLFAPEPDFAGPFTQSRTYGLFDNTADRLAVYAFDTLKIGEALQFSLGGRFERFDVTLGGTNYAMLTTRDFREDLFSWQAGAVYKPAENASLYVSYSDARQPQTLGATGTGTVTTANAALPALKNENYEIGGKIDLFGDRLALAAALFRNSRVNQPITIDGDIVLAGRQRVQGAEVSATGNITDAWQVFAAYTYLDSEIQRAATGAELTVGEELAGAPRHSATLWSTYDTGIGLRVGGGFNYVGEFNTRNSSVANAAWQGGDYWLFNAMAEYRFTDNLALQINANNLANERYFERIRATDGYVIAVPGEGRTVMGTLRVSF
- a CDS encoding energy transducer TonB, whose translation is MIAQALASDIPVSGRARFGAGRRPSWRALALAAAAQAVFVPLALSLSAEIGTAPEERLVTVDLTTAAPPPAPPPPPPPAPTAEPPVDAPAAVSAPPAPLALAVAGPVVPVRLDLAAPAPAPVPMPPVPASAPALVSAPAPAAAPPMIADSGLETSLVAGDPPRYPHESRRKREQGTAVLLVIVGTDGRVEAISVATSSGSRRLDEAALNAVRGWRWQPRRQAGQAIKVRGIVEIPFVLTSGRKSHHRADCDTPNSRCRPADDGAQRDRRGRMDGRHGDIGGAGAAGEEQPPAA
- a CDS encoding DUF4198 domain-containing protein, encoding MIRTLALLGTAALTCAVPAAAHNAWLLPSTTVLSDTGQSVTVDAGASTAPFEADHAALPAENVKVWAPDGTMGAVENAGRLRYRSTFDVRIDKPGTWRIGMETAGISGSFKVEGEAWTIGRRRGPPPAPGAAPAPAPRSIASIDELPAGATDLDLTETSGRNEFFVTAGAPDDALFAPAGKGLEFVPETRPTDLVAGEPARFRFLIDGQPAAGLAVDVIPGGRRYRSDSAAQSLTTDAEGRITIEWPGAGFYWLNAVASDDKPQNPKAAKRRMTYTATLEVLAP